From the Alteromonas sp. CI.11.F.A3 genome, the window CACGCTTAACCCAGTAGGTTTTAATCGGCAACAATACCTTGCCAGCCAACGGATTGTGGCCACGGGCTATATAAAACAGCTACACAATGATTCCGTGGTTCATAATCATAGTACTCGTCATAACATGTCAGTTTTTTTATCTACGTTACCTCTTAATCAGATGCGCTGGTTTCAGGCGCTATTGATTGGTGAACGTAGTCTGTTAACTAAAGACGACTGGTATACGATTGGTCAAACCGGTACCGCGCATATTTTCAGTATATCGGGAATGCACTTATCCATAATCGCCATGACAGCGTTTTATGGATGTAGCGCGTTTATTTTTGTTGTCAGCAGCATAATGAAACGAAAATCGGCTTTTATAAACCTAAGGAGTTACGTATTAGTAACTTTGGTTAGTAGTGCGGCGCTGTATGTCATGCTAAGTGGTATGGCACTGCCCGTGGTGAGGGCGTTTGTTTTATTGGTGATGGGCGTAGGCTTTGCCGTGTTCAATAATGTGTTACGGCCATTACACATGGGCGTTTTCATGTTGTTTACCTGTATTGTGTTGTTCCCTTTGTCGTTGTTACAAGCCAGCTTTTATTTAAGTATTGGCGCGGTGATAAGTATTTGGCTGCTTAATTGGCGGTTTCGATTTCAAGGGATGCCTTGGTACAAAGCATTATGTTGCATGCAGTTAGGCGTGAGTGTTGTGATGGCGCCTATCACTCTTTTGTGGTTTGGTACGGCTAGTACAATTGGCATTATTGCTAATCTCTTTGTATTGCCGGTTATTACACTTATTCTTCCTGTTGCACTAATTGCTTTAATGGCAGGGTACTATCTTTCTACAAGCTTAGTTCCTCCAAGCGTAGACTTTTCTGTTTGGGTGCTTCTTAAAATAGATACAGTATTAGGCTGGCTTTTAACCTGTTTAAGTGAAGCGGCATCTTGGCGAATAAGTGCAATTCACTTCTATCCCAGCACGGGTTCAATGCTGTGCCTGCTTATTGCTATGTTATTAGCGTTTTTACCCAAGTGGCGCTACAAATGGGCATGTGTGTTAGTGCTAATACTGCCTGTTATCTTCTCTTTTATTCCTTCTTCTCCAACCCGATGGTTTGTAAATGTATTTGATGCTGGGCAGGGGACTGCCATTGCATTAACTAAAGGTGTACATGCCATCATTGTAGATACAGGGCCTATGTATAACGGTGAAGCGCCGTTAGCAAGTCAGGTAATACCGGCATTTCTTAAACGAAATAACAGTGAACAAGTAGACATGGTTATTCATAGTCATGGCGATACTGATCACGCTGGCGGAAAAACGGCTTTTAAAGATTGGTTAGACAGCAAAGGTATACAACCCTCATGGATAAGCCCGATAGACGGGTGTGAGCGAGGCAGGGGAATTAACTGGCAAGGCTTAACCCTGACTTTTCTATGGCCTGAAAAAGGAAATCAAGAAGACAGTAATGCCATGTCTTGCGTGATAAAAATTGATGATGGACATCACAGTGTTCTACTACCTGGTGATATTGAGCGTGCCAGTGAGTACGCCATATTGCATGCAGAAAAAAAGCAAATGACTGTGGGTGCTAATGCGGGCGTAAGCAGTGCTCAAAATAATAAAAGCCAATTCAAAAGAGTGGTAGTAGATGCTGATGTGTTAATTGCGCCTCATCATGGCAGTAAAACCTCATCTACTGATATATGGATTAAACGTGTTTCCCCTGATGTGGTGATTTATACCCAAGGGTATGAAAATAGATGGAAATTTCCAAGCCAATCAGTATTTTCTCGCTACCAACATTATGGCGTACGCCAATTCACCACCAGCGAATTTGGTTTCATTCGACTTGAGTTCGCAGAAGGTGGCTATATAGTTAGTTCAGAACGAAAAGACGCCCAAAACCGTTGGTATTTGCCACGTTATACGCCAAGGCACCTTATTTCTTCAGAGTTTGAAGTGAAGAAAACGGACATTTTCCAAGCAAAGCATAGGGTTGATTAGGGAAATGACTCAAGTACTAGTACAATAGCTAGGGTGAAAGTAATGAATAACGAACAGGTTAAAACACTTTGATGCAACAAACCGATCCGTCGGCCTTCCAGGTTAAACGCTTTTTACGCTATCTGCGTGAATATAAACTCCCTTTCTTCGTTGCCGTTATTGGCATGGTGGGCTACTCCGCGGTAGATACTTTTGTATTTGCACAATTGCAGCCCATGATTGACGAGTCACTAGGGAAAAACGATCATGCGTACCTGCGGTTGGCCGCCTATGCGATAGTCCCTTTGTTTTTGTTACGGGGCCTATTCAACTTCCTTGGTACTTACACATTAACGTGGATTGGTGCGAAGGTTGTCATGCGCATGCGACAACAGTTGTTCGATAAATATATCCATTTGCCAGTGTCATTCCACGATACGCAAGCGGTGGGCGCGTTAATAAGTAAAGTGACCTACGACACAGAGCAAGTTGCCAATGCTTCTGGTAAAGCTTTGTTAACCTTGGTTCGGGAAGGGGCGCTTGTTATTGGATTACTCGCGGTAATGTTTTATTACTCGTGGCAGTTATCTATTATCTTCTTACTAATTGGCCCCTTGGTTGCCGTTATTGTCTCATTTGTTAGTAAGCGGTTTAGGGTGGTGAGTCGAAACATTCAGCAAGCCATGGGCAACTTAACTTCTGCGGTAGAGCAAGCGGTAAAAGGCCATAAAGTGGTCATTATGTTTGGTGGACAAACCATCGAACAAAAACGCTTCGAGCAGAAAAATAACAATAATCGTCAACAAACCATGAAACTGGCGGTTACCCAAATTTTAAGTGTGTCGTCTATTCAAGTTATTGCGTCTGTTGCGTTAGCCGTAGTGCTTTATATTGCCAGTACGCCTGGCATGGTAGAAAAGCTCTCTGCGGGTGTATTTATTAACGTAGTGTTTTGTATGGTGATGCTATTAAAGCCACTTAAACAGTTAACGACAATTAATAATGAATTTCAAAAAGGCATGACTGCCTGCGTGAGCGTATTTGAAATATTAGACAGAGAAAACGAAGCCGATTCCGGCGACATAAAAGTAGAGCGTGCAGTCGGTAAAATTGAATTCGATGATGTTACCTTTACTTACCCTGGCAAGCATTCTCCTGCGTTAACGAACGTCTCGTTTACCGCAGAGCCTGGCCATTCAGTTGCTTTGGTCGGGCGTTCAGGAAGCGGCAAGTCGACTATTTCGTCGTTGCTTACCCGATTCTATTCCCCGCAAAGTGGGCAAGTCAGGTTGGATGATAATCCTTTAGACAGTATTGATTTGAAATCACTACGGGCACAGTTTGCAGTGGTATCGCAAAACGTGACATTGTTTAACGATTCTATTGCCAATAACATTGCTTATGGTGCGAAAGAAACAGTAACGCAGGCGCAAATTGAGCAAGCCTGTAAAATGGCCCATGTCGATGAGTTTTTAGGTAATTTACCTGAAGGTATCGATACCGTTATTGGTGAAAATGGCCTTATGTTATCGGGCGGTCAGCGTCAACGTATCGCTATTGCGCGGGCTATTTTGGCCGATGCACCTATTTTGATTTTAGATGAAGCAACCTCAGCGCTTGATACCGAATCTGAAAGATTGATTCAAGATGCGTTAGAAACGCTACAGCAACGTTGTACCAGTATTGTAGTCGCACACAGGTTATCGACTATTGAAAATGCCGATACCATCATGGTGGTTGAGCAAGGTCGCATCATTGAAAGTGGTAAGCATCACGAGTTACTTGAGAAAGGTGGGCATTATGCTCAGCTTCACGCGCTGCAGTTTGGTGATAACTAAGTGAGCCGTATGGTGAAGCGCTGGTACGCTGGTCACCCGTTAGTTTGGCTGTTATCGCCACTTGCGATACTTTTCTGGGTGATATCCGCTTTTCGAAGGTTTTTGTTTTCTACAGGCCTGAAAAAAGTGTATCGAGGCCGTGCTAAGGTTATTGTCGTAGGCAATATTTCGGTTGGCGGTAACGGTAAAACACCCGTAGTACTTGCACTCGCGCAGTATTATCGCAATAAGGGTATGCAAGTTGGTATTTTAAGTAGAGGGTATGGCGGTAAGTCTAGCTACTATCCTCGACAAGTTACCGGTAACGATGATGCCAGTGAAGTAGGAGATGAACCTCGATTACTGGCCATTCGTAGTCAAGTGCCAGTGGTCATTGACCCCATTCGCA encodes:
- the msbA gene encoding lipid A export permease/ATP-binding protein MsbA produces the protein MQQTDPSAFQVKRFLRYLREYKLPFFVAVIGMVGYSAVDTFVFAQLQPMIDESLGKNDHAYLRLAAYAIVPLFLLRGLFNFLGTYTLTWIGAKVVMRMRQQLFDKYIHLPVSFHDTQAVGALISKVTYDTEQVANASGKALLTLVREGALVIGLLAVMFYYSWQLSIIFLLIGPLVAVIVSFVSKRFRVVSRNIQQAMGNLTSAVEQAVKGHKVVIMFGGQTIEQKRFEQKNNNNRQQTMKLAVTQILSVSSIQVIASVALAVVLYIASTPGMVEKLSAGVFINVVFCMVMLLKPLKQLTTINNEFQKGMTACVSVFEILDRENEADSGDIKVERAVGKIEFDDVTFTYPGKHSPALTNVSFTAEPGHSVALVGRSGSGKSTISSLLTRFYSPQSGQVRLDDNPLDSIDLKSLRAQFAVVSQNVTLFNDSIANNIAYGAKETVTQAQIEQACKMAHVDEFLGNLPEGIDTVIGENGLMLSGGQRQRIAIARAILADAPILILDEATSALDTESERLIQDALETLQQRCTSIVVAHRLSTIENADTIMVVEQGRIIESGKHHELLEKGGHYAQLHALQFGDN
- a CDS encoding DNA internalization-related competence protein ComEC/Rec2, with amino-acid sequence MVNRITIWCGSFCVSATTAALWPELPSLNLVMTLAIGGGVLLFLSKCNFHFQTISGEKQTSWIKFVLIAVSGAFIGATWLASLGYWHLSWQLPQSKIQQDVTINAVVDQGGCLSGQKNAELSLQNSVNALNAENIESTANSSKLKPTQRAGHDAGEQRFMAYTVKVNALDDLALRFTRKMTLSHRVTGACLHNGDKFTATVKLKPAYGTLNPVGFNRQQYLASQRIVATGYIKQLHNDSVVHNHSTRHNMSVFLSTLPLNQMRWFQALLIGERSLLTKDDWYTIGQTGTAHIFSISGMHLSIIAMTAFYGCSAFIFVVSSIMKRKSAFINLRSYVLVTLVSSAALYVMLSGMALPVVRAFVLLVMGVGFAVFNNVLRPLHMGVFMLFTCIVLFPLSLLQASFYLSIGAVISIWLLNWRFRFQGMPWYKALCCMQLGVSVVMAPITLLWFGTASTIGIIANLFVLPVITLILPVALIALMAGYYLSTSLVPPSVDFSVWVLLKIDTVLGWLLTCLSEAASWRISAIHFYPSTGSMLCLLIAMLLAFLPKWRYKWACVLVLILPVIFSFIPSSPTRWFVNVFDAGQGTAIALTKGVHAIIVDTGPMYNGEAPLASQVIPAFLKRNNSEQVDMVIHSHGDTDHAGGKTAFKDWLDSKGIQPSWISPIDGCERGRGINWQGLTLTFLWPEKGNQEDSNAMSCVIKIDDGHHSVLLPGDIERASEYAILHAEKKQMTVGANAGVSSAQNNKSQFKRVVVDADVLIAPHHGSKTSSTDIWIKRVSPDVVIYTQGYENRWKFPSQSVFSRYQHYGVRQFTTSEFGFIRLEFAEGGYIVSSERKDAQNRWYLPRYTPRHLISSEFEVKKTDIFQAKHRVD